The Sporichthyaceae bacterium DNA segment CACCTCGGTCAACGCCGGGTCGCTGGAACCGCCGCTGAACCGGCGCTGCAGGGTGTGTTCGGTCTGCCCGTGGCGCAGCAACCGGAACGTGGTGATGGTGCCCAGGTCGCGGGCCCAGCCGATGATCTTCGGGGCGGCGTCGGTGCGGACCGTCACCTCGTCACCGGAGGGCGGGACGAGCACCTCGGCGGACTCACCGTCCAGGGCAAGGTTCGCCAGCCGATCGGCGTGCCCGTTCTGCGCACGCGGGATCCAGGTCCAGCTGACCCGGTCGGAGGTCGGGATCAGCGCACGCGCACGCGTGGCCAGCGGCTTGAGGTTGGCGTGCTTGACCGCCCAGCGCCCGGCCATCTGTTCGATGACCAGTTTGGAGTCCATCCGCACCTCGACCCGGGCCGCCGGGTCCAGTTCGAACGCGGCCTCCAGTGCCGCGATCAGGCCGGAGTACTCCGCGACGTTGTTGGTCGTCTCGCCCAGCGTCGCGGCGCGTTCCACCAACACCTCACCGGTGTCCGCGTCGCGCACCACGGCGCCGTAGGACGCCGGGCCCGGATTGCCGCGGGCGGCCCCATCGGCCTCCACGACCAACCGTCGACCGGTCATCAATCGATCACAGACCCGAATCGGCCACGCGGACCAGGATTCGTCGACACTCCTCGCAGCGGATGACCAGATCTTCCGGGGCGGCCTTGATCACGCTGAGGTC contains these protein-coding regions:
- a CDS encoding reverse transcriptase-like protein, which codes for MTGRRLVVEADGAARGNPGPASYGAVVRDADTGEVLVERAATLGETTNNVAEYSGLIAALEAAFELDPAARVEVRMDSKLVIEQMAGRWAVKHANLKPLATRARALIPTSDRVSWTWIPRAQNGHADRLANLALDGESAEVLVPPSGDEVTVRTDAAPKIIGWARDLGTITTFRLLRHGQTEHTLQRRFSGGSSDPALTEV